From the Leptospira biflexa serovar Patoc strain 'Patoc 1 (Paris)' genome, one window contains:
- a CDS encoding LBF_1011 family protein: protein MSSQTEYKLRWPEYRIEFHPTEENPKKVTLPELWPDLRAFFSGNQSRFANYLFYLSTDFSGGFSLCSVLGQNDASFRFHDPVLQSPSTFPKESLETIWKLCQNREFDEMEREDWELIGFGFLYVGNISEFRKWVLVTKDYFGQTADNHRFLTLLGWEYSEIPFENSILHMLVEYAKGDFGKIDFKALVDSCLLDSHWQIAGVLFHAIELGLLPENESFRVWKFLIGFYEEWESWEKEKFQYVSFGKIPPFYALRYAKRYLPHESFYKYQSDLETELRGDWVSGSEFGYELTHSINPCIDTVVRFRNEGERFERELDALYQLKPYSYLLPLQLACIQFVKKEYDGFLKLYQKSGRLKHLPLALNLYWRVLQIKGDTKMSSAIKRSLEIGNQSITLPEGWE from the coding sequence ATGAGCTCACAAACAGAATACAAACTGCGCTGGCCAGAATATAGAATCGAATTCCACCCTACGGAAGAAAACCCTAAAAAAGTCACACTTCCTGAGTTATGGCCAGATCTTCGTGCCTTTTTTTCAGGCAACCAGTCTCGATTTGCAAACTATCTCTTTTACCTATCGACCGATTTCTCTGGGGGGTTCAGCCTTTGTTCTGTTCTCGGGCAAAATGATGCCAGCTTTCGCTTCCATGACCCTGTTTTGCAATCTCCTTCCACATTTCCCAAGGAGAGTTTAGAAACCATCTGGAAACTTTGCCAAAATCGCGAATTCGACGAGATGGAGAGGGAAGATTGGGAACTCATCGGTTTTGGATTTTTATATGTAGGGAATATTTCCGAATTTCGGAAATGGGTTCTTGTGACAAAAGACTATTTTGGGCAAACAGCTGACAACCATCGTTTTTTAACCCTCCTTGGTTGGGAATATTCTGAAATTCCGTTTGAAAACTCCATATTGCACATGTTAGTTGAGTATGCAAAAGGGGATTTTGGGAAAATAGATTTTAAGGCCTTAGTGGATTCCTGTTTACTCGATTCTCACTGGCAAATTGCGGGTGTTTTGTTTCACGCCATTGAACTTGGATTGTTGCCCGAAAACGAATCCTTTCGTGTTTGGAAATTTTTAATTGGGTTTTATGAAGAATGGGAATCTTGGGAAAAAGAAAAATTCCAATATGTTTCGTTTGGAAAAATTCCACCATTTTATGCCCTTCGGTATGCAAAACGATACCTCCCACACGAATCATTTTACAAATACCAGTCGGATTTGGAAACAGAGCTCCGAGGGGACTGGGTCAGTGGAAGTGAATTTGGTTATGAACTCACACATTCGATCAATCCTTGTATCGATACAGTGGTTCGATTTCGTAATGAAGGGGAACGATTTGAAAGGGAATTGGATGCATTGTATCAATTAAAACCGTATTCGTATCTTCTCCCGTTACAACTTGCTTGTATTCAATTCGTAAAAAAAGAATATGATGGTTTTTTGAAATTATACCAAAAGTCAGGTAGACTCAAACACCTCCCTCTCGCTCTCAATTTGTATTGGAGAGTATTACAAATCAAAGGTGATACAAAAATGAGTTCTGCCATCAAACGTTCGTTAGAAATCGGAAATCAATCCATCACATTACCTGAAGGTTGGGAATAA
- a CDS encoding bactofilin family protein — protein MALVKNQTEVTNSTIGENSYFNGKFFINGSLKIDGKFEGKSLQAEHLYIGVTGKVKTNITAASVIVEGIIVGNVTARNRVMLLPTSKILGDIKTPELIIQNGVILEGRCMISNDLKHSAKDLIELEYSKDSLSVEKIFGKQPNAKE, from the coding sequence ATGGCATTAGTCAAAAATCAGACCGAAGTTACCAACTCAACAATTGGTGAGAATTCTTACTTCAATGGAAAATTTTTCATCAATGGATCATTAAAAATTGACGGTAAATTCGAGGGGAAATCCCTCCAAGCCGAACACCTCTACATCGGTGTGACAGGAAAGGTCAAAACCAATATCACAGCGGCGAGTGTCATTGTAGAAGGAATCATCGTAGGGAACGTGACGGCAAGAAACCGCGTGATGCTCCTACCCACTTCCAAAATCCTTGGGGACATCAAAACACCAGAACTCATCATCCAAAATGGGGTGATTTTAGAAGGTCGTTGTATGATTTCCAATGACTTAAAACATAGCGCCAAAGACCTGATCGAATTGGAATACTCCAAAGATTCTCTCAGTGTCGAAAAGATTTTTGGGAAACAACCAAACGCCAAAGAATAA
- a CDS encoding PdxA family dehydrogenase gives MKTILISEGDPTSINYELLESTFPLLQSLGKEHRIYLIRGSHNQTLPSLPNLTAPIDAPGFYSITWKGGGKSKSFVLGKPSRASGKMAYDSLLSAIDLQKETGADLITLPLSKEWVVKAGINGFRGHTETLADAYKRPTFMMMSGEKLNVIPLTTHVPLKDVVRELTKFNWKELGRAITQSPYLHHPKIGYLGLNPHAGEGGKIGKEETTLLKQGVSILRKAKLSLEGPLSADSAFLPDAKPYDLYLAGYHDQGLIPFKLLEGKKGVNITLGLDFTRVSPDHGTAFGIAGKGCADPTGLISCLERLVERKTKPI, from the coding sequence TTGAAAACCATCCTCATTTCGGAAGGGGATCCCACGAGTATCAATTATGAGCTTTTGGAATCAACCTTCCCTCTCTTACAATCCTTAGGAAAAGAGCACCGCATTTATCTCATCCGAGGTTCCCACAACCAAACCCTTCCTTCCCTTCCCAATCTCACTGCACCCATCGATGCCCCAGGATTCTATTCCATCACTTGGAAGGGAGGTGGGAAATCCAAATCCTTTGTACTGGGAAAACCTTCTCGAGCTTCCGGGAAAATGGCATATGACTCACTCCTTTCGGCCATCGACCTGCAAAAAGAAACTGGTGCGGACCTCATCACCCTCCCACTTTCGAAAGAGTGGGTGGTGAAAGCAGGGATCAACGGATTCCGAGGCCATACAGAAACTTTGGCGGATGCATACAAGAGACCTACATTTATGATGATGTCAGGAGAGAAACTCAACGTGATCCCACTGACAACCCATGTCCCTTTAAAAGATGTTGTCCGCGAGTTAACCAAATTCAATTGGAAAGAACTTGGTCGGGCGATCACCCAATCTCCTTATTTACACCATCCAAAGATTGGGTATTTGGGACTGAACCCCCATGCAGGGGAAGGGGGAAAAATCGGGAAGGAAGAAACGACCCTCCTGAAGCAGGGAGTTTCCATTTTGCGAAAGGCAAAATTATCCTTGGAAGGACCTCTCTCTGCAGATTCCGCTTTTTTACCAGATGCCAAACCGTACGATTTGTATTTAGCAGGTTACCATGACCAAGGTCTCATCCCATTTAAATTGCTTGAAGGAAAGAAGGGTGTGAACATAACCTTAGGTCTGGATTTCACTCGTGTTTCCCCAGACCATGGAACCGCCTTTGGGATTGCGGGGAAGGGATGCGCAGATCCTACGGGACTCATTTCCTGCTTAGAACGACTTGTGGAGAGAAAAACAAAACCAATATGA
- a CDS encoding DegT/DnrJ/EryC1/StrS family aminotransferase — protein MAVPFIDIKRFEPGFLDTWNEKVKSMSENAQFIGGNEVTDLETNLATWAETKYAIGCANGTDALQLALRAVGVGRGDKVLLPDSTFWATFEAVVNVGGDPYTVDTNPVDLQMDFQVFQEAVEKVKPKAALVVHLYGWGTAKIQELRKFCKEKNVALIEDGAQCFGVKHNGNSLYKEALISTTSFYPAKVLGAAGDGGAVFTNDEELSVVTRRLVNHGRTSHYEHGLVGWNSRLDSLQAAFLNLSLKHLGKRIESRKTSQNIYYKELPGLGIGVIQPPKGYDENGYCNVTLVDPEVRPKIEAVLKEKGIGFGNIYPGAMSDQPGAKPYLVERFGKDSHARRISKSVLNFPLFAYMTNSEMDEVLSAIKAYNASK, from the coding sequence ATGGCAGTTCCATTTATAGATATCAAACGTTTTGAACCAGGATTTTTGGACACCTGGAATGAAAAAGTAAAGTCCATGTCGGAAAACGCGCAGTTCATTGGCGGAAACGAAGTCACTGACTTAGAAACAAACCTTGCCACTTGGGCCGAAACCAAGTATGCCATTGGTTGTGCCAATGGAACCGATGCCTTACAACTGGCGTTACGTGCAGTGGGTGTGGGTCGTGGCGACAAAGTATTGTTACCCGATTCAACCTTTTGGGCCACTTTTGAAGCGGTCGTGAATGTGGGTGGGGATCCTTATACTGTGGATACCAATCCTGTGGATTTACAAATGGATTTCCAAGTCTTCCAAGAAGCAGTGGAAAAAGTAAAACCAAAAGCGGCTCTTGTTGTGCATCTTTATGGATGGGGGACAGCTAAGATTCAAGAACTTCGAAAGTTTTGCAAAGAAAAAAATGTTGCCCTTATCGAAGACGGGGCACAATGTTTTGGTGTCAAACACAACGGAAACTCCCTCTACAAAGAAGCACTCATCTCAACCACATCCTTTTATCCGGCGAAGGTGTTAGGTGCTGCAGGTGACGGTGGAGCTGTATTCACAAACGATGAAGAGTTATCGGTTGTGACAAGACGACTTGTGAACCACGGAAGGACATCTCATTACGAACATGGACTTGTGGGTTGGAACTCAAGACTTGATTCTTTACAAGCTGCTTTTCTCAATCTTTCCCTAAAACACTTAGGGAAACGTATCGAATCTCGCAAAACCTCGCAAAACATCTATTATAAGGAATTACCAGGTCTTGGGATTGGAGTGATCCAACCACCAAAAGGGTATGACGAAAATGGATATTGTAACGTGACTTTGGTGGATCCTGAAGTTCGACCTAAAATCGAAGCTGTCTTAAAAGAAAAAGGAATTGGTTTTGGGAATATTTATCCTGGAGCAATGTCAGACCAACCAGGTGCGAAACCTTATCTTGTCGAACGATTTGGAAAAGACAGCCATGCTCGTCGCATTTCCAAGTCAGTTCTCAACTTCCCACTCTTTGCTTATATGACAAACTCCGAAATGGACGAAGTGTTGAGTGCGATAAAAGCGTATAACGCTAGTAAATGA
- a CDS encoding TRL-like family protein — MSMAKRIKIFIILCFASVTAECIPEYRVPFVSLVINETHSSRDGSQNGNPGIAGSLAEGRVLKVGRSCTSSYLYVNMYYFKRGGNIRDAAEKAGIQKISAVEFANKTLFGIFNEDCVQVWGE, encoded by the coding sequence ATGTCCATGGCCAAAAGAATTAAGATCTTCATAATCCTATGTTTCGCTAGTGTAACTGCGGAATGTATTCCGGAATACCGGGTTCCTTTTGTTTCCCTAGTGATCAACGAAACTCATAGTTCGAGAGACGGATCACAAAATGGAAATCCAGGGATTGCAGGGAGCCTTGCAGAAGGGAGAGTCTTAAAGGTTGGCCGATCGTGCACCAGCTCCTATTTATACGTGAACATGTATTATTTCAAACGGGGTGGAAACATCCGAGATGCGGCTGAAAAAGCAGGGATTCAGAAAATCTCTGCTGTCGAATTTGCCAATAAAACTTTATTTGGAATTTTTAACGAAGACTGCGTACAAGTTTGGGGGGAGTGA
- a CDS encoding TRL-like family protein encodes MKLKPIILLATCFSLSCFYGEVYKPLPGLLYANIHFDGDFDPENNVKEDIVASGCVQHFLRLYSWGNAGAGSIAKENGIIKISYIDHHLVEFMFLYGKYCTYVHGQKN; translated from the coding sequence ATGAAACTGAAACCAATCATCTTACTTGCAACTTGTTTTTCTCTTTCATGTTTTTATGGAGAAGTTTACAAACCACTCCCTGGCCTACTCTACGCAAACATTCACTTTGATGGAGACTTTGATCCTGAAAACAATGTGAAAGAGGACATCGTTGCTTCTGGTTGTGTACAACATTTCCTCCGTTTGTATTCTTGGGGGAATGCAGGAGCCGGAAGTATCGCCAAAGAAAATGGGATCATCAAAATTTCGTACATCGACCACCACCTGGTCGAATTTATGTTTCTCTACGGGAAGTATTGCACTTATGTCCATGGCCAAAAGAATTAA
- a CDS encoding TRL-like family protein, producing the protein MKKNSILSRILILAIVLFFFQDCRLGALYREDNYPGKLGKADGSVEGKACAFSYLYLVSTGDASIEEAKRISKITKIRSIDIQVHSILTFVVVRHCLIMTGEIGT; encoded by the coding sequence ATGAAAAAGAATTCGATTCTTTCCCGAATTTTGATTTTGGCAATTGTATTGTTTTTTTTCCAGGACTGCCGATTGGGAGCATTGTATCGAGAGGACAATTATCCAGGAAAACTAGGAAAAGCAGATGGTTCTGTGGAAGGGAAAGCCTGTGCCTTTTCTTATTTGTATTTGGTTTCGACTGGAGATGCGAGTATTGAGGAAGCCAAACGTATTTCCAAAATCACAAAGATCAGATCCATCGATATCCAAGTGCATTCGATCCTCACCTTTGTCGTTGTACGACATTGCCTGATTATGACGGGGGAAATTGGAACATGA
- a CDS encoding 2-oxoglutarate dehydrogenase E1 component, which yields MTTDQMMSLYGDNVVLLEEYYKQFKEDPSSLTKDWIDFFQELERTSFSNNGSNGGGFNGNGYVNYTSTEHRKDSSLSDFGIINLLNAYRRQGHLAANLDPLGINKPNREFIDLKIKALKESDLDTEVDSGIANLGKTKLKNVIDWFEKTYCGSIGCEHYYLVNDEEREWLQNRMEPLANNDPISKKTALRLFEKLYQADSFENFLAKKFVGKKRFSLEGGETMIPMLDTLVEEAGGHKMDALVIGMAHRGRLNVLVNIIRKPAGLIFAEFEEKLNPGQLGYADVKYHLGYSNHVMTHYGKEVKLSLAFNPSHLEAVDPVIFGSVRARQEMAKDTDRSKFMPVAIHGDAAFAGQGVVAETLNMMNLEGYTVGGTFHIVINNQIGFTTLPSESRSTLYATDLAKGFQVPIFHVNGDDPEAAYRVTKLALEYRQKFKKDVIIDLICYRRLGHNETDEPSFTQPQMYDIIKKHPKTISLYEQRLLQRGDITPEEIQFIKDGIAQGLEDSFQQAKEKDTRITVDTLGGVWSRYTKEPLDSDVHTELLQQQLGGIVKAVTTLPEGYTANPKHIKVLEDRKKMGAGELPIDWGFAEALSFGSILENGFPIRLGGQDAQRGTFSHRHATLSDIVNGKKLTLLNHISDKQAKIEIVNSSLSEYSCLGFEYGFSLADPSSLVMWEAQFGDFANNAQVIFDQFISSSEIKWQRMSGLVCLLPHGYEGQGPEHSSARLERFLQLCALDNIQVANLTTPAQYFHILRRQILQSFRKPLIIMTPKSLLRLKDAASSLEDITTGAFKKILPDPVAKPEKVEKLLFCSGKVYYDLRKAIDNQKLENVAVVRIEQLYPFPENHIKQMITSYGKLKKFVWVQEEPKNQGAWFFVRDRIEALMPENKRLHYAGRSEFPSPACGHVVTHLKEQEDLVKDALS from the coding sequence ATGACAACCGATCAGATGATGAGTTTATACGGCGATAACGTTGTATTATTGGAAGAGTATTACAAACAGTTCAAAGAAGATCCGTCTTCCTTAACCAAAGATTGGATTGATTTTTTCCAAGAATTGGAACGAACTTCCTTTTCGAACAATGGTTCGAATGGAGGTGGCTTTAATGGAAACGGGTATGTGAACTACACTTCCACCGAACACCGTAAAGACTCATCTTTAAGCGATTTTGGTATCATTAACTTACTCAATGCTTATAGAAGGCAAGGTCACTTAGCGGCAAACTTAGATCCACTTGGAATCAACAAACCAAACCGTGAATTCATTGACCTCAAAATCAAAGCCCTGAAAGAATCCGACCTCGATACAGAAGTGGATTCTGGGATCGCCAACCTTGGAAAAACAAAACTTAAAAACGTCATCGATTGGTTTGAAAAAACCTATTGTGGTTCGATTGGTTGTGAACACTATTACCTTGTCAATGATGAGGAACGGGAGTGGTTACAAAACAGAATGGAACCACTTGCCAATAACGATCCCATTAGCAAAAAGACCGCCTTACGTTTGTTTGAAAAATTATACCAAGCAGATAGTTTTGAAAACTTCCTCGCCAAAAAATTCGTAGGGAAAAAACGATTCTCTCTCGAAGGTGGGGAAACCATGATCCCAATGCTTGATACCCTTGTGGAAGAAGCGGGTGGTCATAAAATGGATGCCCTTGTGATTGGGATGGCACACAGAGGACGACTCAATGTACTGGTAAACATCATCCGTAAACCAGCAGGTCTTATCTTTGCAGAGTTTGAAGAAAAACTAAACCCAGGACAACTTGGGTATGCAGACGTAAAGTACCACCTTGGGTATTCCAACCATGTGATGACCCATTATGGAAAAGAAGTCAAACTCTCCCTTGCCTTTAACCCATCACACTTAGAAGCCGTAGACCCAGTGATCTTTGGATCCGTTCGTGCCCGCCAAGAAATGGCAAAGGACACGGACCGTTCTAAATTTATGCCTGTTGCCATCCATGGAGATGCAGCGTTTGCCGGCCAAGGGGTTGTTGCAGAAACTCTCAACATGATGAACCTGGAAGGGTATACTGTTGGCGGAACTTTTCACATCGTCATCAATAACCAAATTGGATTTACTACCCTTCCGAGTGAATCCAGATCAACTTTGTATGCGACTGACCTTGCCAAAGGATTCCAAGTTCCGATTTTCCATGTGAACGGAGATGACCCAGAAGCGGCATACCGCGTCACAAAACTCGCGTTAGAATACCGTCAAAAATTCAAAAAAGATGTGATCATCGATTTGATTTGTTACAGAAGGTTAGGTCATAACGAAACTGACGAACCGTCTTTCACACAACCTCAAATGTATGATATCATAAAGAAACATCCAAAAACGATATCCCTTTACGAACAAAGATTATTACAACGTGGTGACATCACTCCTGAAGAAATTCAGTTCATCAAAGATGGAATCGCACAAGGGTTGGAAGACTCTTTCCAACAAGCAAAAGAAAAAGACACTCGTATCACAGTGGATACTCTTGGTGGCGTTTGGTCAAGATACACAAAAGAACCACTTGATTCCGATGTGCACACAGAGCTCCTCCAACAACAATTAGGTGGGATTGTCAAAGCAGTGACCACTCTTCCAGAAGGGTATACGGCCAATCCAAAACACATCAAAGTATTGGAGGACCGTAAAAAAATGGGTGCTGGGGAACTTCCAATCGATTGGGGTTTCGCAGAAGCTCTTTCTTTTGGTTCCATTTTGGAGAATGGATTCCCGATCCGTTTGGGTGGACAAGATGCCCAAAGGGGAACCTTCTCTCATAGGCATGCCACTCTCTCTGATATTGTAAACGGGAAAAAACTCACCCTTCTCAATCACATCAGTGACAAACAGGCAAAGATCGAAATCGTCAACTCTTCCCTTTCTGAATACTCCTGCCTTGGATTTGAATATGGATTTTCTCTTGCGGATCCAAGTAGCCTTGTGATGTGGGAAGCGCAGTTTGGTGACTTTGCAAATAACGCACAGGTAATCTTTGACCAGTTCATTTCCAGTTCGGAAATCAAATGGCAAAGGATGTCGGGGCTAGTTTGTTTACTCCCACATGGTTATGAAGGACAAGGTCCAGAACACTCGTCCGCACGTCTCGAACGATTCTTGCAACTTTGTGCTCTTGACAATATCCAAGTGGCAAACCTCACCACACCTGCCCAGTACTTCCATATCCTACGGCGCCAAATCTTACAAAGTTTTAGAAAACCGCTCATCATCATGACTCCGAAGTCCCTACTTCGTTTGAAAGATGCGGCTTCGAGTTTGGAAGACATCACAACAGGTGCATTCAAAAAGATCTTACCAGACCCAGTCGCAAAACCAGAAAAAGTAGAAAAATTACTCTTCTGCTCGGGAAAAGTTTACTATGACTTACGTAAGGCGATTGATAACCAAAAACTGGAAAACGTAGCAGTCGTTCGCATCGAACAACTTTATCCTTTTCCAGAAAACCATATCAAACAAATGATCACAAGTTACGGAAAACTTAAAAAATTTGTTTGGGTTCAGGAAGAACCAAAAAACCAAGGTGCTTGGTTTTTTGTGAGAGATCGAATCGAAGCGTTGATGCCGGAAAACAAACGCCTGCACTATGCAGGTCGCTCAGAATTCCCAAGCCCTGCTTGTGGACACGTGGTCACTCACTTAAAGGAACAAGAAGATTTAGTGAAGGACGCTCTGTCTTAA
- the lpdA gene encoding dihydrolipoyl dehydrogenase, with translation MEQYDIIVIGAGPGGYVAAVRAAQLGKKVAIIEKRKTLGGTCLNVGCIPSKALLDSSEEFHKTKHKLADHGISVKDVKIDIAKMMARKDKVVSEVTSGVDYLMKKNKITRYLGQASFVSKTEVSITADDGKKESISGTNIIIATGSTPIEIPPLPVDGKNIVTSDHAIGFDSVPEHLIIVGAGVIGLELGSVWLRLGAKVTVVELMPRLFGTADQAMASLAERLLTQQGINFLFETKVHGAKVKGKKVEVEIEGKDGKKSVLEGDKVLVSIGRRPNTDGLGAKEIGIEMTDRGRVKVEPNKFQTNIPNIYAIGDVVDGPMLAHKAEDEGIAVAELICGKYGHVNYKAIPWIVYTWPEVAWVGLGEEELKAKGIEYKVGKYMFKPNARAKAMNETDGQVKVLADKKTDKLLGVYIVGPRASDMIAEAAIAFEFGASAEDIARSTHAHPTLSEVLREAAMDADAKWSIHS, from the coding sequence ATGGAACAATACGATATCATTGTGATTGGTGCAGGCCCTGGTGGGTATGTGGCGGCGGTTCGTGCCGCCCAACTAGGCAAAAAAGTAGCCATCATTGAAAAAAGAAAAACACTCGGTGGGACTTGCCTGAACGTAGGTTGTATCCCTTCCAAGGCTCTCCTCGATTCCTCTGAAGAATTCCATAAAACCAAACATAAGTTAGCGGACCATGGAATCTCTGTGAAAGATGTCAAAATTGATATCGCCAAAATGATGGCACGAAAAGACAAAGTGGTGAGTGAAGTGACATCGGGTGTTGACTACTTGATGAAAAAAAACAAAATCACTCGTTACTTGGGCCAAGCCAGTTTTGTTTCCAAAACCGAAGTTTCGATCACCGCAGACGATGGCAAAAAAGAATCCATTAGCGGAACGAACATCATCATCGCCACAGGTTCTACTCCCATTGAAATCCCACCACTCCCCGTGGATGGAAAAAACATTGTGACCTCTGACCATGCCATTGGGTTTGATTCCGTTCCCGAACACCTCATCATCGTGGGTGCAGGGGTCATCGGTTTGGAACTAGGCTCTGTTTGGTTACGACTTGGTGCCAAGGTCACCGTGGTGGAACTCATGCCACGGCTTTTCGGAACCGCTGACCAAGCGATGGCAAGCCTAGCGGAAAGATTATTAACACAGCAAGGGATTAACTTTCTCTTTGAAACCAAAGTGCACGGTGCGAAAGTGAAAGGGAAAAAAGTAGAAGTCGAAATCGAAGGCAAAGACGGAAAAAAATCCGTTCTCGAAGGAGACAAGGTACTTGTTTCCATTGGCCGACGCCCGAACACAGACGGACTCGGTGCCAAAGAAATTGGAATCGAGATGACAGACCGTGGTCGCGTCAAAGTAGAACCTAACAAATTCCAAACGAACATTCCGAATATTTATGCGATTGGTGACGTGGTGGACGGACCAATGCTTGCTCACAAAGCAGAAGACGAAGGGATTGCTGTAGCCGAACTCATTTGTGGTAAGTATGGCCATGTAAATTACAAAGCCATCCCTTGGATCGTCTACACTTGGCCAGAAGTGGCTTGGGTGGGACTTGGCGAAGAAGAACTAAAAGCCAAAGGGATCGAATACAAAGTGGGTAAGTACATGTTCAAACCCAATGCAAGAGCCAAAGCCATGAACGAAACCGATGGGCAAGTGAAAGTCCTCGCGGACAAAAAAACGGACAAACTTCTCGGCGTCTACATTGTCGGCCCTCGTGCATCTGACATGATTGCAGAAGCGGCGATTGCCTTTGAATTTGGTGCCAGTGCGGAAGACATTGCTCGTTCCACACATGCCCACCCCACTCTTTCCGAAGTCCTTCGGGAAGCGGCGATGGATGCTGATGCGAAATGGTCCATCCATTCGTAA
- the odhB gene encoding 2-oxoglutarate dehydrogenase complex dihydrolipoyllysine-residue succinyltransferase: MAIEIKVPEMGESVTEATISAWTKKEGDAVKVDEVLAILETDKVSLEIPAPSSGVLKSITKKVGDVVHVRDIMGMIEEGAVAAAPVSSGGAAPKVETPSAQPNTGKVNDELPPAARKLIEENKLDATKITGTGRNGQITKEDVILFMEKGGAGSVAPSKTSAPSPEIPKAVVVSANSGPRETVVPMTKLRQTIANRLVNAQHTAAILTTFNEVDMSPIMELRNKYKDKFKETHGVGLGFMSLFTKAAVAALKAFPAINAEIRGTDIVYKNYYDIGVAVGGPKGLVVPIVRNADLLSFAGVEQEIARLAGKVKDGKISLEDMEGGTFSISNGGVYGSMMSTPILNPPQSGILGMHNIVKRAVVVNDQIVIRPMMYLALSYDHRIVDGKEAVQFLVKIKEMVEDPTRLLFEV, translated from the coding sequence ATGGCAATAGAAATCAAAGTCCCCGAGATGGGGGAATCCGTAACCGAAGCGACCATCAGTGCTTGGACCAAAAAAGAAGGCGATGCCGTAAAAGTAGACGAAGTGCTCGCTATTTTAGAAACAGACAAAGTTTCATTAGAAATCCCTGCCCCGAGTTCCGGGGTTTTAAAATCCATTACCAAAAAGGTGGGGGATGTGGTGCATGTCCGAGACATCATGGGCATGATCGAAGAAGGGGCGGTCGCGGCAGCTCCTGTGAGTTCTGGAGGAGCGGCTCCTAAAGTTGAAACTCCAAGCGCACAACCTAACACGGGCAAAGTGAATGACGAACTCCCTCCTGCGGCGCGTAAACTCATCGAAGAAAATAAATTAGATGCCACAAAAATCACAGGCACGGGTCGAAACGGCCAAATCACAAAAGAAGATGTGATCCTTTTTATGGAAAAAGGTGGGGCAGGTTCTGTTGCTCCTTCCAAAACTTCTGCACCAAGTCCTGAGATTCCAAAAGCAGTAGTGGTTAGTGCAAACTCTGGACCAAGAGAAACAGTTGTACCAATGACAAAACTCCGCCAAACGATCGCTAACCGATTGGTGAATGCACAACACACAGCGGCCATCCTCACGACATTCAACGAAGTAGATATGTCACCGATCATGGAACTTCGCAATAAATACAAAGACAAGTTCAAAGAAACTCATGGTGTGGGTCTTGGTTTCATGTCTCTTTTCACAAAAGCAGCGGTGGCAGCCCTTAAGGCTTTCCCTGCGATCAATGCGGAAATTCGCGGAACAGACATTGTCTACAAAAACTACTACGACATCGGAGTGGCAGTGGGTGGACCGAAAGGACTTGTGGTTCCGATTGTTCGTAACGCCGACTTACTGAGCTTTGCTGGTGTGGAACAAGAGATCGCAAGGCTTGCGGGCAAAGTGAAAGACGGAAAAATTTCTTTGGAAGACATGGAAGGGGGAACCTTCTCTATCTCGAATGGTGGTGTGTATGGATCGATGATGTCGACACCGATACTCAACCCTCCTCAATCAGGAATCCTTGGGATGCACAACATCGTCAAACGCGCCGTCGTTGTGAACGATCAAATTGTGATCCGTCCGATGATGTATCTCGCACTTTCCTATGACCACCGCATTGTGGATGGAAAGGAAGCTGTGCAGTTCCTTGTGAAGATCAAAGAAATGGTAGAGGACCCAACGAGACTCCTCTTTGAGGTATAA
- a CDS encoding gamma carbonic anhydrase family protein: MIRSFQGHTPSLHPSSWVAPSADVLGKVTIGEESSIWFQCVLRGDVNTITIGKHVNIQDMTLVHVARDLYPVTIGDYVSIGHHATIHGCVLRDHSFVGMGAMIMDDVEIGEWSFVGAGSLVPPGKKIPPGVLIMGSPAKIIRDITDKDREIITRTANNYVKYKENYRSEGIGGTSLS; this comes from the coding sequence ATGATCCGTTCTTTCCAAGGCCACACACCTTCCCTCCACCCAAGCTCCTGGGTGGCACCTTCTGCCGACGTATTGGGCAAGGTTACGATCGGCGAAGAGTCTTCCATTTGGTTCCAATGTGTGTTACGAGGTGACGTAAATACCATCACGATTGGCAAACATGTGAACATCCAAGACATGACCCTCGTACATGTGGCAAGAGATTTGTATCCTGTCACCATTGGAGATTATGTATCCATCGGCCACCATGCAACCATCCACGGTTGTGTGTTGCGGGACCATAGTTTTGTGGGCATGGGGGCTATGATCATGGACGATGTCGAGATTGGCGAATGGTCGTTTGTGGGTGCAGGTTCTCTTGTTCCCCCAGGGAAAAAAATCCCACCAGGGGTTCTCATCATGGGTAGCCCCGCGAAAATCATCCGAGACATAACAGACAAAGACCGAGAGATCATCACGCGCACCGCAAACAATTATGTGAAGTACAAAGAAAACTACCGGAGTGAAGGGATCGGGGGCACATCCCTTTCTTAA